A stretch of Deltaproteobacteria bacterium DNA encodes these proteins:
- a CDS encoding GAF domain-containing protein — protein MMAKIKTRQGFEDEMRHRMGNQIITNALKGGLIGICAPVGWLAIDILFFRPHGSPLSVYLADQIVGDIRTLSTLLYMLLGTSLAMGIFGALIGKKNMKLLNEERKMSDTNKLFIQKEEQFEQRLFNLQNRMRGITKVSASIQRSADLKAVFRLCADGIHDVLNFDRVNIFLVNKKTGMLECQETRGNLNEAIADIQVPLNEAGGILNLTIKNDRPYVVRGSEEMKPEYILQHPYDLIKAIRSVSFMLIPFHDGDEPVGLFAVDNKFKKTAIHDEEVDIIRVLADQTSVAISNIRLIQGIRRMDYLMSQAFKTIKDRRERYAQETQKLALATTSFRKSADTMTMDAEEMLTASDQEMKVAEDFDRAGVEVADQMDDLTSSMEEITQVVRNMGETLQDIRTRAEESALADERVKEEVSSGEKVFKEASKEIENLDRSTDVFFKTMEDLAAGSVDVRDMVKVIDDVMDQTKLLALNASIIAAQAGTHGRSFAVVAEEIGKLSRDVEGFTGKIKTAMDGFENDLQELIRGTGKIKTEVGTAVDNSRKMEGIFNRISQSFEKSHDISLSIRDETQRQAEFTVSVVETSGQVQALAANLREGADQYRAKADIITRSANSMREISNRLTRTAKSNQSESKTLLQTVNDSEQIFETLFVSLQEWRELGKDLLKELETFGV, from the coding sequence ATGATGGCTAAGATAAAAACCAGGCAAGGTTTCGAAGATGAAATGCGGCACCGGATGGGAAACCAGATCATCACCAACGCCCTTAAGGGGGGCCTTATCGGCATCTGTGCTCCTGTAGGATGGCTGGCCATTGACATCCTCTTTTTCAGACCCCACGGATCCCCCCTGTCGGTGTATCTGGCGGATCAGATCGTGGGAGACATTCGCACCCTTTCCACCCTCCTTTACATGCTCCTCGGCACATCCCTGGCAATGGGGATATTCGGCGCCCTCATCGGGAAGAAAAATATGAAGCTGCTGAATGAAGAGAGAAAAATGTCCGACACCAACAAACTTTTCATCCAGAAGGAGGAACAGTTCGAGCAGCGGCTTTTCAACCTCCAGAACAGAATGCGGGGCATTACCAAGGTCAGCGCCTCTATCCAGCGCTCTGCGGATCTCAAAGCGGTTTTCCGCCTGTGTGCCGATGGAATTCACGATGTGCTGAACTTTGACAGGGTTAACATCTTCCTTGTGAACAAGAAGACCGGCATGCTCGAATGTCAGGAGACAAGGGGCAACCTGAACGAAGCTATCGCGGACATTCAGGTCCCCTTGAACGAGGCGGGTGGTATCCTTAATCTCACAATCAAGAATGACCGTCCATATGTCGTGAGGGGGTCGGAGGAGATGAAGCCCGAGTACATCCTTCAACACCCCTACGACCTCATAAAGGCGATCAGATCCGTATCTTTCATGCTCATTCCTTTTCACGACGGCGACGAACCGGTAGGTCTGTTCGCCGTTGACAACAAGTTCAAAAAAACGGCCATCCACGACGAGGAGGTTGACATCATCAGGGTTCTGGCGGATCAGACCTCGGTAGCCATCTCCAACATCAGGCTTATTCAGGGGATCAGACGTATGGATTACCTTATGAGCCAAGCGTTTAAAACCATAAAGGACAGGAGGGAGCGATACGCGCAGGAGACCCAGAAATTAGCCCTCGCCACCACCAGTTTCAGGAAATCCGCCGACACCATGACCATGGATGCGGAGGAGATGCTGACGGCCTCGGACCAGGAGATGAAAGTGGCCGAGGATTTCGACCGGGCTGGAGTTGAAGTGGCCGACCAGATGGATGACCTGACATCCTCCATGGAGGAAATAACGCAGGTGGTCCGGAACATGGGGGAAACCCTGCAGGACATCCGGACGAGGGCCGAAGAATCGGCCCTTGCGGACGAACGGGTAAAAGAAGAGGTGTCGTCCGGAGAGAAGGTCTTCAAGGAAGCCAGTAAGGAGATCGAGAACCTTGACCGATCGACGGACGTTTTCTTCAAGACCATGGAGGATTTGGCGGCCGGATCAGTGGACGTCAGGGATATGGTCAAGGTCATAGACGACGTGATGGATCAGACCAAGCTCCTGGCCCTGAATGCCTCCATTATCGCAGCCCAGGCGGGAACCCATGGAAGAAGCTTCGCCGTCGTAGCCGAGGAGATCGGGAAACTTTCCAGGGATGTCGAGGGCTTCACCGGAAAAATCAAAACCGCCATGGACGGATTTGAAAATGACCTTCAGGAGCTCATCAGGGGTACGGGAAAGATAAAGACTGAGGTAGGTACCGCCGTTGATAATTCCAGAAAGATGGAGGGCATTTTTAACAGGATAAGCCAGAGCTTCGAAAAATCCCACGATATCAGTCTTTCCATAAGAGACGAGACCCAGCGTCAGGCGGAATTCACGGTGAGTGTGGTCGAGACCTCAGGACAGGTCCAGGCCCTGGCTGCAAACCTCAGGGAAGGGGCCGATCAGTACAGGGCCAAAGCGGATATCATTACCAGGTCGGCCAATAGTATGCGGGAGATATCAAACAGATTGACCCGCACGGCCAAAAGCAACCAGTCCGAGAGTAAAACTCTGCTTCAGACGGTCAACGACTCCGAGCAGATCTTCGAGACACTCTTCGTAAGTCTCCAGGAGTGGAGGGAGTTGGGAAAGGACCTGCTTAAGGAGCTGGAGACTTTCGGGGTTTAG
- a CDS encoding ribosome biogenesis GTPase Der — protein sequence MPVVAIVGRPNVGKSTLFNRILGRRKAIVDDTSGVTRDRNYGVASWTGREFTLVDTGGLDPTVEEGFFPLIRDQAMLAIGEADVILFVLDTRDGLTPADMEVADVLRRTEKPVIVVANKSEGDKREMEAAEFFELGLGSVMPVSALHGAGVAELLEKVVLDLPDAGETTREQWDIRVAVIGRPNTGKSTLINRILGEERLLVSEIPGTTMDSIDTLLKHGERHYLFVDTAGVRRRSRIRMDMERHSVMRAISALERCDVCLLLLDSVEGLVEQDIRLAGLAEDRGRGLVVVLNKWDLMEKDHMTFDRMCKDIREQLFFFNHAPIVSLSSLTGMRVGRIFDAVETVYGEAGKKIPTRELNDLLVRAVERHQPPLVRGRRVRFYYATQTLTHPPTFLIFTNRPGEIRENYVKYLEGRIREEAGFAGNPIRLRFRRGRGEGGRG from the coding sequence ATGCCGGTCGTAGCCATCGTGGGACGTCCCAATGTAGGCAAATCAACCCTGTTCAACCGGATTCTGGGCAGGAGAAAGGCCATCGTGGATGACACCTCCGGGGTTACCAGGGACAGAAACTACGGTGTCGCCTCGTGGACGGGAAGGGAATTTACCCTGGTGGATACGGGGGGACTGGACCCCACCGTTGAGGAGGGATTTTTTCCCCTTATCCGGGATCAGGCCATGCTGGCAATAGGAGAAGCGGACGTCATTCTTTTTGTTCTGGATACCCGCGACGGCCTTACACCCGCCGACATGGAGGTTGCCGACGTTCTCAGGAGGACCGAAAAACCGGTCATCGTTGTCGCCAACAAGTCCGAGGGGGACAAGCGTGAGATGGAAGCCGCGGAGTTTTTTGAACTGGGGTTAGGCAGTGTGATGCCCGTTTCAGCGCTTCACGGGGCCGGGGTGGCTGAACTGTTGGAGAAGGTTGTTTTGGACCTGCCGGATGCGGGAGAGACCACCCGGGAGCAATGGGATATACGGGTTGCCGTGATCGGACGTCCAAATACGGGGAAATCCACCCTGATCAACCGTATCCTGGGAGAGGAGAGGCTGCTTGTTTCCGAGATCCCCGGCACAACCATGGACAGTATCGATACGCTGTTGAAGCATGGGGAAAGACATTATCTGTTTGTCGATACGGCTGGAGTGCGCAGGCGAAGCAGGATCAGGATGGACATGGAACGCCATTCGGTCATGAGAGCAATATCCGCACTGGAAAGGTGTGATGTATGCCTCCTTCTCCTTGACAGCGTTGAGGGCCTGGTGGAACAGGACATCCGCCTGGCCGGGCTGGCCGAGGATCGCGGCAGAGGGCTGGTTGTTGTTCTAAACAAATGGGACCTGATGGAAAAGGACCATATGACGTTCGACCGTATGTGCAAGGATATTCGGGAGCAGCTCTTCTTCTTCAACCATGCACCCATAGTGTCCCTGTCGAGCCTCACCGGGATGCGGGTCGGGAGGATCTTTGATGCGGTGGAAACCGTCTACGGGGAAGCCGGGAAAAAGATCCCCACAAGGGAGCTGAACGACCTTTTGGTAAGGGCTGTTGAGCGTCACCAGCCCCCTCTGGTAAGGGGCAGGCGGGTCCGCTTTTACTACGCTACCCAGACTTTGACCCATCCACCTACCTTCCTTATCTTCACAAATCGTCCCGGCGAGATCAGGGAGAACTATGTGAAATACCTTGAGGGGCGGATCAGGGAAGAGGCCGGCTTCGCCGGAAACCCCATACGATTGAGGTTCCGGCGTGGACGGGGGGAGGGAGGTAGAGGGTAG